From Pagrus major chromosome 18, Pma_NU_1.0, a single genomic window includes:
- the LOC141013029 gene encoding phospholipase A and acyltransferase 4-like — protein MRHCGPVFTQGPPQLFVAELQLKHTLLSKSDQKPEPGDLIEIFRGGYQHWAVYVGDDWVVHVTSPPAEVPGIVSNSLMSVPTEKAMVVKEKLQEVVGNDTCRINNSLDKEYKPRSACIIVEEADRLTAKRMVYSVISKNCEHFVNELRYRKAESCQVKQDSF, from the exons ATGCGTCACTGTGGCCCTGTCTTCACACAGGGGCCTCCACAGCTGTTTGTAGCCGAGCTCCAGCTCAAACACACGCTGCTC TCCAAGTCTGATCAGAAACCAGAGCCTGGGGACTTGATTGAGATCTTCCGAGGTGGCTATCAGCACTGGGCTGTGTATGTTGGTGATGACTGGGTTGTTCACGTGACATCGCCACCAG CTGAAGTCCCAGGTATAGTTTCCAACAGCTTGATGTCTGTCCCAACTGAGAAGGCCATGGTGGTGAAAGAGAAGCTGCAGGAGGTGGTGGGAAACGACACATGTAGAATCAACAACAGCCTGGACAAGGAGTACAAGCCCCGCTCAGCTTGCATCATTGTGGAGGAGGCAGACAGGCTGACGGCCAAGAGGATGGTGTACTCCGTCATCAGCAAGAACTGTGAGCACTTTGTAAACGAGCTGCGCTACAGGAAAGCTGAGTCCTGCCAGGTCAAACAAGACTCTTTTTGA
- the LOC141013027 gene encoding phospholipase A and acyltransferase 3-like — protein MFKSKSDEKPKPGDLIEIFRGLYEHWAVYIGDGLVVHIAPPSEVAGAGANCVMSVAAQRAMVKKEKLRDVVGTDKWKVNKDLDEKYEPHPTDTIVKEALELVGTEQPYDIMTQNCEHFAKELRYGKAESWQATTGPYK, from the exons ATGTTCAAATCAAAGTCTGATGAGAAACCAAAGCCTGGGGACTTGATTGAGATCTTCAGGGGCCTCTATGAGCACTGGGCTGTGTACATTGGTGATGGCTTAGTTGTTCACATTGCACCACCCT CTGAAGTCGCTGGTGCTGGGGCCAACTGTGTGATGTCGGTCGCAGCTCAGAGGGCCATGGTGAAGAAAGAGAAGCTAAGAGATGTGGTGGGAACCGACAAGTGGAAAGTCAACAAAGACCTGGATGAGAAGTACGAGCCCCACCCAACTGATACCATTGTGAAGGAGGCGCTTGAGTTGGTGGGCACCGAGCAGCCGTACGACATCATGACACAGAACTGTGAGCACTTTGCAAAGGAGCTGCGATATGGAAAAGCTGAGTCCTGGCAG GCCACTACAGGTCCTTACAAATAA
- the LOC141013369 gene encoding phospholipase A and acyltransferase 4-like: MNQSQSKSDQKPKPGDLIEIFRGVYEHWAVYVGNGWVVHVTSPPGAKESGAVSKSLMSVSTEKAMVRKQKLQEVVGDSKWTINNSLDKMYESRSPCIIVEEALRQVGKRMKYSVISKNCEHFATKLRYGKAKSWQVVQASFIPVVGAIVDAVDLLHLLSGQKTD, from the exons ATGAACCAGTCACAG TCCAAGTCTGATCAGAAACCAAAGCCTGGGGACTTGATTGAGATCTTCCGAGGTGTCTATGAGCACTGGGCTGTGTATGTTGGTAATGGCTGGGTTGTTCACGTGACATCGCCACCAGGTG CTAAAGAATCAGGTGCAGTTTCCAAAAGCTTGATGTCTGTCTCAACTGAGAAGGCCATGGTGAGGAAACAGAAGCTGCAGGAGGTGGTGGGAGACAGCAAATGGACAATCAACAACAGCCTGGACAAGATGTACGAGTCCCGCTCACCTTGCATCATTGTGGAGGAGGCGCTCAGGCAGGTGGGCAAGAGGATGAAGTACTCCGTCATCAGCAAGAACTGTGAGCACTTTGCAACAAAGCTGCGCTACGGGAAAGCTAAGTCCTGGCAG GTGGTCCAGGCATCATTTATTCCTGTAGTGGGCGCTATCGTAGATGCAGTAgatctcctccatctcctctccggtcaaaagacagactga
- the LOC141013028 gene encoding N-terminal kinase-like protein, with the protein MSDENGRQRKCSVVYGTEGGAAAEDSGPANDTSPTSATDEAPAPGSEDKTPQASLTHHAASGRANQSHTLEVKDNDEEAMGDRWDEEEDWGSLEEPDKTQTEPDDWSTDWSGMAPSKKKASDKGMGRSTAVKKQSSDWSSSGWDADDSWSNEKEGQGQSSAGEEGWGNDWGEEENDITLTNTTVQLPDGVRLASDYNWDSSSAAKGAGQNDLFASVSQRNTSGTAATTAGDGWSAEATGDWGAEESWESVDGNQGLSKAELSKKKRDERRKELEAKRAERKAAKGPLKLGARKLD; encoded by the exons ATGTCAGACGAAAATGGCCGCCAG AGgaagtgtagtgtagtgtatgGGACAGAAGGCGGAGCAGCAGCGGAAGACAGCGGGCCCGCCAACGACACCAGCCCTACCAGTGCCACTGACGAAGCACCTGCACCTG GTTCTGAAGATAAAACTCCACAAGCCTCACTGACTCACCATGCTGCCTCTGGTCGTGCCAACCAATCACACACTCTCGAAGTTAAGGACAATGATGAAGAGGCGATGGGAGACCGCtgggacgaggaggaggactggGGAAGTTTGGAG GAGCCAGATAAAACTCAAACTGAGCCAGATGACTGGAGCACTGACTGGTCAGGAATGGCACCATCCAAAAAGAAGGCCAGTGACAAAGGA ATGGGGCGGTCGACAGCTGTGAAAAAGCAGAGCTCTGACTGGAGCAGCTCAGGCTGGGACGCCGACGACAGCTGGTCCAACGAGAAGGAAGGGCAGGGTCAGAGCTCTGCAGGCGAGGAGGGCTGGGGCAATGactggggggaggaggaaaacGACATAACACTGACCAATACGACGGTCCAGCTGCCCGATGGGGTGCGGTTAGCCAGCGATTACAACTGGGACAGCAGCAGCGCAGCCAAGGGGGCTGGTCAGAATGATCTGTTTGCGAGCGTCTCCCAGAGAAACACAAGCGGTACTGCTGCAACCACG GCTGGAGATGGTTGGAGTGCAGAGGCAACAGGAGACTGGGGAGCTGAGGAGAGCTGGGAGTCAGTGGATGGAAACCAGG GTCTCAGCAAGGCCGAGCTGTCCAAGAAGAAACGGGACGAGAGGAGGAAAGAGCTGGAGGCGAAACGGGCAGAGCGCAAAGCTGCTAAAGGTCCTCTCAAACTGGGTGCACGCAAGCTGGACTGA
- the LOC141013030 gene encoding phospholipase A and acyltransferase 4-like: MGQWWSQSDQKPKPGDLIEIFQGVYEHWAVYVGDDWVVHVTVPTGDKKKLRYLVHNPAHMLSVSLLLFMGTVPGAVSSSLMSVPTEKAMVVKEKLQEVVGNDTCRISLDRKYTPHLIHIIVEEADRLAAKRMKYSVISKNFEHFENELRYGKAESCQVKQDSF; the protein is encoded by the exons ATGGGCCAGTGGTGGTCACAG TCTGATCAGAAACCAAAGCCTGGGGACTTGATTGAGATCTTCCAAGGTGTCTATGAGCACTGGGCTGTGTATGTTGGTGATGACTGGGTTGTTCATGTGACAGTGCCAACCGGCG acaaaaaaaagttgcGATATTTAGTTCATAATCCTGCTCATAtgctgtctgtttctctcttatTATTCATGGGTACAGTCCCAGGTGCAGTTTCCAGCAGCTTGATGTCTGTCCCAACTGAGAAGGCCATGGTGGTGAAAGAGAAGCTGCAGGAGGTGGTGGGAAATGACACATGTAGAATCAGCCTGGACAGGAAGTACACGCCCCACTTAATTCACATCATTGTGGAGGAGGCGGACAGGCTGGCGGCCAAGAGGATGAAGTACTCTGTCATCAGCAAAAATTTTGAGCACTTTGAAAACGAGCTGCGCTACGGAAAAGCTGAGTCCTGCCAGGTCAAACAAGACTCTTTTTGA
- the LOC141013031 gene encoding phospholipase A and acyltransferase 3-like, whose translation MFKSKSDEKPKPGDLIEIFRGLYEHWAVDIGDGWVVHLAPPSDVAGAGAKSVMSVAAQRAMVKGQTLSDVVGTDKWKVNKDLDEKYEPHTTDTIVKEALELVGTEQPYDIMTQNCEHFAKKLRYGKAESWQVSGPMFVFYIKETFLGLWWSLCEYEMN comes from the exons ATGTTCAAATCAAAGTCTGATGAGAAACCAAAGCCTGGGGACTTGATTGAGATCTTCAGGGGCCTCTATGAGCACTGGGCTGTGGACATTGGTGATGGCTGGGTTGTTCACTTGGCACCACCCT CTGACGTCGCTGGTGCTGGGGCCAAAAGTGTGATGTCGGTCGCAGCTCAGAGGGCCATGGTGAAGGGACAGACACTAAGTGATGTGGTGGGAACCGACAAGTGGAAAGTCAACAAAGACCTGGATGAGAAGTACGAGCCCCACACAACTGATACCATTGTGAAGGAGGCGCTTGAGTTGGTGGGCACCGAGCAGCCGTACGACATCATGACACAGAACTGTGAGCACTTTGCAAAGAAGCTGCGATACGGAAAAGCTGAGTCCTGGCAGGTCAGTGGACCCATGTTCGTCTTTTACATTAAAGAAACCTTTTTGGGCCTGTGGTGGAGTTTGTGTGAGTATGAGATGAATTAA